A genome region from Methanobacterium aggregans includes the following:
- a CDS encoding 30S ribosomal protein S8, with amino-acid sequence MTLMDPLADALTNMRNNEMQGNKRCKISPASKMIGHVLRTMQKEGYIGEFEFVDDEKAGQFIVELEGNINKCGVIKPRHAVKKDEFEKFEKRYLPSKNFGIMIVTTPQGIMTHREAKEKGIGGRLLVYVY; translated from the coding sequence ATGACTCTTATGGATCCTCTAGCAGACGCCCTTACAAACATGAGAAACAACGAGATGCAGGGAAACAAGAGGTGCAAAATCTCTCCAGCGTCCAAGATGATCGGACATGTTTTAAGGACCATGCAGAAAGAGGGATATATCGGCGAATTTGAATTTGTTGACGATGAAAAGGCAGGGCAGTTCATTGTTGAACTAGAAGGAAACATAAACAAGTGCGGTGTAATAAAGCCAAGACACGCCGTTAAAAAAGATGAATTTGAAAAATTTGAGAAGAGGTACCTACCATCCAAAAACTTTGGAATAATGATAGTAACAACCCCACAGGGAATAATGACCCACAGGGAAGCCAAAGAAAAAGGAATAGGTGGAAGACTTCTCGTATACGTTTACTAA
- a CDS encoding 50S ribosomal protein L6, protein MAQLAILREEIPIPEGIDVTVDGAVTVKGSKGQLSRNFNNRNIKITVEDGNVVVEARFPKKKDKAMLGTIRSHINNMIVGLTDGFTYNMKIVYAHFPMAVKAAGDKVTIENFLGERHPRTAKIVGDAKVQIKGEEVTVSGINKEDVGQTMANLEQATKIKGRDPRVFQDGIYLISKE, encoded by the coding sequence ATGGCTCAACTAGCAATTCTAAGGGAAGAAATACCTATCCCTGAGGGAATAGATGTCACCGTAGACGGTGCGGTGACTGTTAAGGGATCCAAGGGACAGTTATCAAGAAACTTCAACAACAGGAACATCAAAATAACAGTAGAAGATGGAAACGTTGTTGTAGAAGCCAGGTTCCCTAAAAAGAAAGATAAAGCCATGTTAGGAACCATAAGGTCCCATATAAACAACATGATCGTGGGATTAACTGATGGATTTACCTACAACATGAAAATAGTTTACGCTCACTTCCCTATGGCTGTTAAAGCTGCTGGAGATAAAGTTACAATAGAAAACTTTTTAGGTGAAAGACACCCAAGGACAGCAAAAATCGTAGGGGACGCAAAAGTCCAAATCAAGGGCGAAGAAGTTACAGTGAGTGGAATCAACAAGGAAGACGTTGGACAGACCATGGCCAACCTAGAACAGGCTACAAAAATTAAGGGAAGAGACCCAAGGGTGTTCCAGGATGGAATATACCTTATAAGCAAGGAGTGA
- a CDS encoding 50S ribosomal protein L32e: MKKTPIKKPKKPNFKRQEWFRYKKLGDKYRKPKGKTSKRRRYEARKPAMAAIGYRTPRTIRGLHPSGYQDVLVCNMAELEQIDPENQAGRISSKIGKRKKEIMLERAKELGIKILNKGL, encoded by the coding sequence ATGAAAAAAACTCCAATTAAAAAACCGAAAAAACCAAACTTCAAAAGACAGGAATGGTTCAGGTACAAAAAACTTGGGGACAAATACAGGAAACCCAAAGGAAAAACAAGTAAAAGACGAAGATATGAAGCAAGAAAACCTGCAATGGCTGCCATTGGTTACAGAACTCCAAGGACCATAAGGGGACTTCATCCTTCAGGTTACCAGGATGTTCTTGTCTGCAACATGGCAGAACTTGAACAGATTGACCCGGAAAACCAGGCTGGAAGGATCAGCTCCAAAATCGGGAAACGAAAAAAAGAGATAATGCTTGAAAGGGCAAAGGAACTTGGAATAAAAATTCTAAACAAAGGGCTTTAA
- a CDS encoding 50S ribosomal protein L19e has protein sequence MNLTTQKRLAADILKVGVNRVWIDPESVEEVSRAITRESVKQLIDSGAIKAKPKKGISSYRSKKIAEQKKKGRRKGRGSIKGAKGARNPKKQAWMTTIRSLRTELKDMRENREINKTTYRKLYKMAKGGAFRSKSYMKTYARDHDLLR, from the coding sequence ATGAATCTTACTACTCAAAAACGATTAGCTGCAGACATACTCAAAGTTGGAGTAAACAGGGTTTGGATAGATCCTGAGAGTGTAGAAGAAGTATCACGGGCTATAACTCGCGAATCTGTTAAACAACTCATTGACAGTGGAGCTATAAAAGCAAAACCCAAAAAAGGTATAAGCAGCTACAGATCAAAGAAAATAGCGGAACAAAAGAAAAAAGGAAGAAGGAAAGGCCGAGGTAGTATAAAAGGAGCAAAAGGTGCTCGAAATCCAAAGAAACAAGCTTGGATGACTACCATCAGATCTTTAAGAACAGAACTCAAAGATATGAGAGAGAACAGGGAAATAAACAAAACCACCTACCGTAAACTCTACAAAATGGCCAAGGGTGGTGCCTTCAGAAGCAAATCTTACATGAAGACCTATGCAAGGGATCATGACTTGCTCAGATAG
- a CDS encoding 50S ribosomal protein L18 has protein sequence MARGSRYKLAFRRRREGKTDYRARLKLISLEKSRMVVRITNNHTIVQIIAVAQDGDETLVSAHSKEIQKMGWLGNGKNTSAAYLTGFLCGKKALEAGIDEAVLDIGLKSSIKGARMYAALKGAVDAGLFVPHNDSILPADERIRGEHVAAYAESLSDEEVKERFSQYIKNGLFPKDLPDHFEAIKQKIEEGS, from the coding sequence TTGGCACGAGGATCAAGATATAAACTGGCATTTAGAAGAAGAAGGGAAGGAAAAACTGATTACAGAGCCAGGTTAAAATTAATCAGTTTAGAAAAATCACGAATGGTTGTTAGAATAACAAACAACCATACAATAGTTCAGATCATAGCTGTGGCACAGGATGGAGATGAAACACTTGTTTCAGCACACTCCAAAGAAATCCAGAAAATGGGATGGCTTGGAAATGGTAAAAACACCTCCGCAGCATACCTGACAGGATTCTTATGTGGTAAAAAAGCACTTGAAGCTGGAATTGATGAAGCAGTTCTTGACATAGGATTAAAATCATCCATAAAAGGTGCAAGAATGTATGCAGCACTAAAAGGAGCAGTTGATGCAGGACTTTTCGTTCCTCACAACGATTCCATATTACCTGCAGATGAAAGGATAAGGGGAGAACATGTAGCAGCATACGCTGAATCTCTCAGTGATGAAGAAGTTAAGGAGAGGTTTTCACAGTACATTAAAAACGGCCTATTTCCGAAAGACCTCCCTGATCACTTTGAAGCTATAAAACAAAAGATTGAGGAAGGATCATAA
- the rpsE gene encoding 30S ribosomal protein S5 encodes MSFEKEEWEPKTQLGHMVKEGKITDIDEILEKGLPIMELEIVDKLLPDLEEEVMDVNLVQRMHKSGRKVNFRVIVAVGNKNGYVGLGQGKAKEVGPAIRKAVDNAKYNIIKVRRGCGDWGCVCGREHTVPFKVEGKIGSVRVTLIPAPGGVGLAIGDVGKTILGLAGIDDVWSQTMGQTQTTINFAGAVFEALKHLSKVKATTKDLKNLGVAV; translated from the coding sequence ATGAGTTTTGAAAAAGAAGAATGGGAACCCAAGACCCAACTTGGGCACATGGTGAAGGAAGGTAAAATAACCGACATCGATGAGATCCTGGAAAAAGGCCTTCCAATAATGGAACTTGAAATAGTGGACAAACTACTCCCAGACCTTGAAGAAGAGGTAATGGATGTAAACCTCGTTCAGAGAATGCATAAATCTGGTCGTAAAGTCAACTTCCGAGTAATCGTTGCAGTGGGTAACAAAAACGGATATGTTGGACTTGGACAGGGAAAAGCTAAAGAGGTTGGTCCTGCAATAAGAAAAGCTGTTGACAACGCAAAATACAACATCATCAAAGTCAGAAGGGGCTGCGGTGACTGGGGATGTGTTTGCGGAAGGGAACACACAGTACCATTCAAAGTAGAAGGAAAGATTGGAAGTGTCCGTGTAACCCTCATACCAGCTCCAGGAGGAGTTGGACTTGCAATAGGTGATGTTGGAAAAACTATCCTAGGACTTGCAGGAATAGACGATGTATGGTCCCAGACCATGGGTCAGACCCAGACAACAATAAACTTCGCTGGTGCCGTCTTTGAAGCACTCAAACACCTGAGCAAAGTTAAGGCAACCACCAAGGATCTTAAAAACCTTGGAGTAGCAGTATAA
- the rpmD gene encoding 50S ribosomal protein L30 — MIAAIRIRGTTGIKKDIADNLMMLRLNQINHAVLIDENPSYNGMLQKGKDYITWGEIDSETLAKVIVKRGRLIGDVKVTDEYVNENTDYSSIEELAKAVVESKATLEDAGIKPVFRLHPPRKGYKSTKKGYNEGGSLGYRGEKLGELIIKMI, encoded by the coding sequence ATGATTGCAGCAATAAGAATAAGAGGCACAACAGGGATAAAAAAGGACATAGCTGACAACCTGATGATGCTGAGACTTAACCAGATAAATCATGCAGTCCTCATTGATGAAAACCCAAGTTACAATGGAATGCTCCAGAAAGGAAAGGATTACATAACCTGGGGAGAGATAGACTCTGAAACTCTGGCTAAAGTTATAGTAAAAAGGGGCAGGCTCATTGGTGATGTGAAAGTCACAGATGAATATGTGAACGAAAACACTGACTACTCTTCAATTGAAGAACTTGCAAAGGCAGTTGTAGAATCCAAAGCAACCCTTGAGGATGCAGGAATAAAACCAGTATTCAGACTTCACCCACCAAGAAAAGGATACAAATCCACTAAAAAAGGTTACAATGAAGGCGGAAGCCTGGGATACAGGGGAGAAAAACTAGGAGAATTAATCATTAAGATGATCTGA
- a CDS encoding uL15m family ribosomal protein, translating to MIRKTRKIRKLRGSRTVAGGCSKKRRGAGNRGGKGMAGGHKHHWTWMVINDPKHFGKYGFKRPPKSIFQFSPVNLSYLDEKSEELVKKGLATEENDKIVIDVTELGYNKVLGKGKLSKPLTIKSPLFSQTATKKIEEAGGEAVTL from the coding sequence ATGATAAGGAAAACAAGAAAAATAAGGAAGCTACGAGGCTCAAGAACAGTTGCAGGAGGCTGTTCTAAGAAGAGGAGAGGTGCCGGTAACAGAGGTGGAAAAGGAATGGCTGGTGGACACAAACACCACTGGACATGGATGGTTATAAACGACCCAAAACACTTCGGAAAATACGGATTTAAAAGACCTCCAAAAAGCATATTTCAGTTCAGCCCTGTAAACCTTAGCTACCTCGACGAAAAGTCAGAGGAATTAGTAAAAAAAGGTTTAGCAACTGAAGAAAATGATAAAATTGTTATAGATGTAACTGAACTTGGATACAACAAGGTGCTTGGAAAGGGCAAACTAAGCAAACCTTTAACAATAAAATCCCCACTTTTCTCCCAAACAGCAACAAAAAAAATTGAAGAAGCTGGAGGAGAAGCAGTAACCCTTTAG
- the secY gene encoding preprotein translocase subunit SecY, protein MSLKEMLQPIFSLIPQVKSPTYRVPFKEKLKWTGVILILYFLLTVVPLFGLSSTSVDYFSQLRAVMAGSFGSIVTLGIGPIVSASIILQLLVGGKILNLDLSKPEDKAFFQGTQKVLALIFTLFEAAVLVFTGALAPSSPELSWILILQITIGGILIIFLDEVVSKWGFGSGVGLFIAAGVAQAIVVGSFNPLSSPTSPGVPAGAIPGFLYSLTSGQPNFDLLIPILAVIVVFMVVVYAESMRVEIPLSYGGVKGARGKYPLKFIYASNMPVILTSALLLNVQLFATIFQKIGYPILGTISNGRAVSGIAYYLSTPTSYTVIFTDPLKVLIYGVVFIASCILFAVLWVELSGIGPKQVSKQLHGMGMQIPGFRSSKGHFEKILKKYIPAITVLGGAFVGLLAFGADLTGALGGGTGVLLTVGIVYKLYEEIAQEQLMDMHPMLRKFLGD, encoded by the coding sequence ATTTCATTGAAAGAAATGCTGCAACCCATATTCTCATTAATTCCGCAGGTTAAATCTCCAACTTACAGGGTGCCATTTAAAGAGAAACTTAAATGGACGGGAGTAATCCTGATACTGTACTTCTTATTAACAGTCGTACCTCTTTTTGGACTTAGCTCAACTTCAGTTGACTACTTCTCACAGCTCAGGGCTGTGATGGCAGGTAGTTTTGGTTCCATAGTAACACTAGGTATTGGACCCATAGTCTCAGCTTCAATCATACTGCAGCTTCTTGTTGGGGGTAAAATATTAAACCTTGACCTGTCGAAACCAGAGGATAAAGCATTCTTCCAGGGAACTCAGAAAGTCCTTGCACTCATATTCACATTGTTCGAGGCAGCAGTTCTCGTATTTACAGGTGCACTTGCACCATCATCACCAGAACTCAGTTGGATACTCATACTCCAGATAACCATTGGAGGAATACTCATCATATTCCTCGATGAAGTTGTTTCAAAATGGGGATTTGGAAGTGGTGTGGGACTGTTCATTGCAGCGGGAGTTGCCCAGGCAATAGTTGTTGGATCATTCAACCCCCTATCCTCCCCAACATCACCAGGAGTACCAGCAGGTGCAATACCAGGATTCCTTTACTCACTTACAAGTGGACAGCCAAACTTCGATCTTCTGATCCCAATTTTGGCAGTCATAGTGGTCTTCATGGTGGTTGTTTACGCAGAAAGTATGCGTGTTGAAATACCACTATCCTATGGAGGAGTTAAGGGAGCAAGGGGAAAATATCCATTAAAATTCATATATGCAAGTAACATGCCAGTTATATTAACAAGCGCACTTCTTTTGAATGTGCAGCTTTTTGCAACCATATTCCAGAAAATAGGTTACCCAATACTTGGAACCATATCCAATGGAAGGGCAGTAAGTGGAATTGCTTACTACCTATCAACACCCACAAGCTACACAGTCATCTTCACTGATCCCCTCAAGGTACTCATCTATGGAGTGGTGTTCATAGCTTCATGTATACTCTTTGCAGTACTCTGGGTTGAACTCAGTGGAATAGGACCTAAACAGGTTTCAAAACAGCTTCATGGAATGGGAATGCAGATCCCAGGTTTCAGGAGCAGTAAAGGACACTTCGAAAAGATACTGAAGAAGTACATACCTGCAATAACAGTACTTGGTGGTGCATTCGTTGGACTTCTAGCATTTGGAGCAGATCTTACAGGTGCATTAGGTGGAGGTACAGGTGTACTTTTAACAGTTGGTATTGTTTACAAACTCTATGAAGAAATAGCTCAGGAACAGCTCATGGACATGCACCCAATGTTGAGGAAGTTCTTAGGTGATTAG
- a CDS encoding adenylate kinase, translated as MKVVVVAGIPGSGSTTVLGNALKDLDYLHVNYGDVMLEIAQKEGLVEDRDSMRKLSPDIQKEIQRKAAKSIRERSEESNIIVDTHCTIKTPKGFLPGLPNWVLEELQPDMFILLEADGDEILMRRIKDTSRTRDMENLKEIELHQEMNRAASMAYAVITGATVKIIENHDNKLETSVEEMINTLK; from the coding sequence ATGAAAGTAGTTGTAGTTGCAGGAATTCCAGGATCAGGAAGTACAACAGTATTAGGAAATGCATTGAAGGATCTTGATTATCTTCATGTGAACTATGGAGATGTTATGCTTGAAATAGCCCAGAAAGAGGGCCTTGTGGAGGACAGAGATTCCATGAGGAAGCTTTCCCCTGATATCCAGAAGGAAATCCAGAGAAAAGCTGCAAAAAGTATAAGAGAACGTTCAGAGGAAAGTAACATAATCGTTGACACCCATTGTACCATAAAAACACCCAAAGGATTTCTTCCAGGACTTCCAAATTGGGTTCTTGAAGAACTTCAACCTGATATGTTCATACTCCTAGAGGCAGACGGTGATGAAATATTAATGCGAAGAATAAAGGACACCAGTCGTACAAGGGACATGGAAAACCTTAAGGAAATAGAGCTTCATCAGGAAATGAACAGAGCAGCTTCAATGGCATATGCAGTGATTACAGGGGCCACAGTTAAGATCATAGAAAACCATGACAACAAGCTGGAAACATCAGTTGAGGAAATGATAAATACCTTGAAGTAA
- a CDS encoding EMC3/TMCO1 family protein produces MVFEIVNQLLNPIFLPLLNLDPHPNNPIIAVFVIATIVAFIITLANKLLVDQDRMQFVQQEMKGFQAEVMEAQKSGDPKRMADMQKKQMEFMGLQKEMMMNSFKPMIVTFLPIILIFYWMSYNPAISKMVIYLPHFVYYILLTPLWHMLYHPAAGAPAFSITWLGWYILVSFAMSFVFRKFLGLKSGGM; encoded by the coding sequence ATGGTATTTGAAATAGTGAACCAGCTTTTAAATCCCATATTTCTCCCCCTTCTGAATCTGGATCCACATCCAAATAATCCTATAATTGCAGTTTTTGTGATTGCAACCATTGTTGCATTCATAATCACCCTTGCAAACAAACTTTTGGTGGATCAGGACAGGATGCAGTTTGTCCAGCAGGAGATGAAGGGATTCCAGGCAGAAGTTATGGAAGCACAGAAATCTGGCGACCCAAAACGTATGGCTGATATGCAGAAGAAGCAGATGGAATTCATGGGCCTGCAGAAGGAGATGATGATGAACTCCTTCAAACCAATGATAGTGACCTTCCTACCCATAATCCTCATATTCTACTGGATGTCCTACAACCCTGCAATAAGTAAGATGGTTATATACCTACCACACTTCGTGTACTACATACTCTTAACACCACTGTGGCACATGCTTTACCATCCAGCAGCAGGAGCACCAGCCTTCAGTATAACATGGCTTGGATGGTACATACTGGTATCCTTTGCAATGTCATTTGTGTTCAGGAAATTTCTGGGACTTAAAAGTGGGGGAATGTAA
- a CDS encoding 50S ribosomal protein L34e: MPELRYRSRSYKRTFKKTPGGKTVLHYKKKKPSKHICAECGKELHAVPRGRPYQIRKLSKSKKRPNRPYGGYLCTECARKVFKKEARL; this comes from the coding sequence ATGCCAGAATTAAGATACAGATCTAGATCATATAAAAGAACATTCAAAAAAACCCCTGGAGGAAAAACAGTACTCCACTACAAGAAGAAAAAACCGTCAAAGCATATATGTGCAGAGTGCGGTAAAGAACTTCACGCGGTCCCAAGGGGAAGACCGTACCAGATAAGAAAACTATCCAAATCTAAGAAAAGACCTAACAGGCCTTACGGCGGATACCTCTGCACAGAGTGTGCCCGTAAAGTTTTCAAAAAAGAGGCCAGGTTGTAA
- the cmk gene encoding (d)CMP kinase gives MIITIGGLAGSGTTTASKILSEKLGVRYISAGDIFRQMAAEKGMDLLEFGKFAEGNDEIDLEIDRRQAKIAEESEDLIVEGRLSAHFVEADLKIWFVAPLLVRTERICQRENKPKEQVKKEISTRGESEAKRYREIHGIDIGDMEVYDIVINSNSFQPEAIADILLKVTEVISCQQ, from the coding sequence ATGATCATAACCATCGGTGGACTTGCAGGCAGCGGTACAACAACCGCATCCAAGATCCTGTCCGAAAAACTGGGAGTTCGGTATATTTCTGCAGGTGACATCTTTCGTCAGATGGCTGCAGAGAAAGGCATGGATCTCCTGGAATTCGGTAAATTCGCTGAAGGTAACGATGAGATCGACCTTGAAATCGATAGAAGACAGGCTAAAATAGCAGAAGAAAGTGAAGATTTGATAGTTGAGGGAAGACTCTCCGCACACTTCGTGGAAGCTGACCTTAAAATATGGTTCGTTGCACCACTACTCGTTCGAACAGAACGAATATGTCAGAGGGAAAACAAACCGAAAGAACAAGTAAAAAAAGAGATAAGTACAAGAGGCGAAAGTGAAGCCAAAAGGTACCGTGAAATACACGGAATCGACATTGGGGACATGGAGGTTTATGACATAGTTATAAACAGTAACAGTTTCCAGCCAGAGGCAATCGCAGACATCCTTTTGAAAGTAACTGAGGTGATTTCATGCCAGCAATAG
- a CDS encoding 50S ribosomal protein L14e, whose amino-acid sequence MPAIEVGRICVKTAGREAGEKCVIIEIIDEKFVEVVGKSIKNRKCNIKHLEPVDQTIEIKSDDVEEIKKQLEAASA is encoded by the coding sequence ATGCCAGCAATAGAAGTAGGAAGAATATGTGTTAAAACAGCCGGAAGAGAAGCCGGTGAAAAATGTGTTATAATCGAGATTATAGATGAAAAATTCGTTGAAGTTGTAGGAAAATCAATAAAAAACAGAAAATGTAACATCAAACATCTCGAACCAGTAGATCAGACAATTGAAATAAAATCTGATGATGTTGAAGAGATAAAAAAACAGTTAGAAGCAGCTTCAGCTTAA